The Phycisphaerae bacterium genome has a segment encoding these proteins:
- a CDS encoding heavy metal-binding domain-containing protein produces the protein MFEVLFGVVPFLFLLGLGYGVGTWRERNHLRALSAREKEFTDIRISTIQTVPDPETVREASLVSGGVVIAADYFKTTAAQIRKLVGGEMGVIRTLVERAQREATLRLLAEARRMGATEVWNIRYETSSIRGADKYQAAASVELFVYGTAVVRQ, from the coding sequence CCTCTTTCTCCTGGGACTCGGATATGGCGTGGGCACTTGGCGCGAACGCAACCATCTTCGCGCCTTGTCTGCCCGCGAGAAAGAGTTCACCGATATCCGAATCAGCACGATTCAAACCGTCCCCGACCCCGAAACGGTGCGGGAAGCGTCGCTGGTCAGCGGCGGAGTGGTGATTGCCGCCGACTACTTCAAGACAACCGCCGCTCAGATTCGCAAGCTTGTCGGAGGGGAAATGGGAGTAATCCGCACGCTGGTCGAGCGAGCCCAGCGGGAAGCGACACTTCGCCTGCTGGCTGAGGCCCGCCGCATGGGAGCAACCGAGGTGTGGAATATCCGCTATGAGACCAGCAGCATCCGTGGTGCCGACAAATACCAGGCGGCGGCCAGTGTCGAGTTGTTTGTCTATGGAACAGCCGTCGTTCGTCAGTGA